The following is a genomic window from Mya arenaria isolate MELC-2E11 chromosome 4, ASM2691426v1.
tttgtacctttcggtcaaggataacccgtgaaagtgcaaacACTTATTTCTAAAGGGGTCCTTTGtatttgctgaagggacagcaggctgaagagacagtggtgagATACcctcgaagagaccccttggttcttttacgtgctcggtgtaaagcaccgatacacgggttacaactttcctgggttaaaccagtactgagtacaccacatTTCCAAGCATTACTGTACCCTTttaatgccaagcgccaggcaaggaaACTACTTGTACCAACGTTTAACGTATTTTCAGTATGACGCGGTCAGGGATCAAACCAACGAAcccccgctccgtaggcggatgcttaaccactaggccaagGAGACACCTTGCATCAATATGCAATATGCAATATGGCTTGTTCTGTCAGTTGTGCGCTTTACAGACGACTAGCGTATCACCACTGTTTACGGTTGACTGTAGCCTTTAACAGACCCTTGCGGCAGTGGATGCATAATGCGCATGCGCGGCGTGCTTGGACATGAaactcaaaacaaaaacaaaccttGCATGCGTTTAAACGATGTGTTTTTCAATATCTGATCGGCGTACGTATTCCTATTCAATATAGTTATTAAGgttaagtttgttgttttttagttgAAGGAAAACACGCTGAGGCTCCCGAACCAATTTTAGTCCAAATATTCTCCTTGGCCCAGGTTGGTGCTCACTTTTCCTGTCACTTGACaggttctttttaaaaacacacgACTCTGATACTATAGTGCAGATAAAATAATTGTCCTTTCAAACAGATGCATGCACACAatactctattgcagaaatggtgtcaaaatttaaccattctgcattttttttaattcaatagaAAAAATGCAGAAGCAGCTGATCACACTATAATTACCCTGCATCGAAAACATTGCCTTAAATCAATTACCATTTAAGATAAGTCAAAGAGAGTTATGTTATAAGTCTGCTATCAAAATGCTGTTTAAACAACACCCTTTCATTGAAAATTACTTCATACCCATGTTTGGCATCTCCTAAATGGTCAAGAAAATGCCCTGGGAGTATGGTCTGATAATAGCAGGCTTATTTCTTGCTATTGGAGTAACGAAAGTACAAGTGCCCTGTGGCTTGATCTTAACGCAATACGAATTTCAAGCGCTCTGGTGATAtggattttgaaaaacagacgcCCTGGTATCAGGGCGCTAATATGGGCTGGAGtctgttttgaaaataagaacTTTTTTGTGGGTGTAAGTACCTTTTAAGCTAAAttgatttaactttttaaagttatattttttttctgattattattttttagtatttaaatgtttttagcaattaaaatgtttactacaaatattttattttttttttttatttattaagctTAAAACAAACTTTCTTCTTTATTATAATGCTTGCATGATCTGTAGggatatatttgaaaatgagtaCATGATCGCCATTTACTTAACTAAAGGAATGAGAACTTATGCTAATGAAGTAAATGAAGGAGATTGATACTTTATACTATTTCATTatgtaattgatatatatatatacacaataatacactcaataaataaaatgtttgcgAAAATACCAGAATCCACATCAGTCATAAGtttgcactactatacatcgaATCCAAATTCCAAAAACAGTATTATAATCTAATTATTAAGCATGCTAGGGGATTGTGGTAGATTTTgcgttaacaattctgcgttaaagttttcattttatgtaatagaATCAAGAGTTTCGatccaatggttatcaaacttggtcagactatttgtcggcatgttatcttgaatatatatgaatatgggtcatctcgggtcaaaatctaggtcactaggtcaaatcttaggataaaatatttctacgtcataaattcaacattttttttcatatcttgataaaacttggtcagaatatttgtctgcataatatcttgcttattttttatattggtcATCCcaggtcaaattctaggtcactaggtcaaatcttaggaaaatctttccacatcataaattcaacaatttttgtcaaatctttatgaaacttggtcaaaatatttgtctacatgttgtcttaaacatttgtgaatatgggtcacctcagatcaaaagctaggtcactaggtcaaatcttaggaaatagtTTCCCGATGTCATATGCTTACCAATAAACCTATCAATATCAGTCaacaactaaattcaattgCTATTTCATAAACACACGtcccaatcatgaatttcataatTTATCTTCCCATATTTctcaaaaatttaaattttaattaactttaaaaatatttgtgtacatgtaatCTTAGATTATAAAGTGTGCCATCTAGGGTCtaaaactaggtctctgggacagatcttattggaaaagctgatgtatttataaaatgttcatttttccccacacaaatggaatagtttctgttgatcaggttatttatatgaactatatctccaataagtataaaaatggGTCCTTTTGGTTAAAAgtactaggtcactagctcaaatcctaggtttTCTAAATTGCagtgtcaaataaaaaatccggctttaatgcggggttgccgcattggcgtcttgtttTAAATTAGACAAACTAGTAAGtccttttattaaaacatgactCTAGAATATATGACACAAACAGTTTATAATATAACCATACAGCTCAGGATGTTTGGGTCATGATTTAGTTGGATTTTATTACGTTATGTTTAGTATGCTCTTAGTGAACTGGTGTTTTCTAGTGTATTTAAgctaaaaacacatttaaaatgatgtgatAGACTGGGCCTACACCGGGGACCATGGCACTTGGTGGGAGCAATAAGGgaatttatctttttatatcatttaaaaaaatatgcttatGCATGAACTCTTATAGTGACCAATTTTATTGCAATGtgtcaatgtacatgtagttttaacTGATTTGTTTCAGATGACCTGCTATTTTGAAAGTGTGCTATGGACGACACTTTTGCAGATGAATCAGGTACCAGGGACTTGTCATGTCTTCCATGTATTGGGTAAACTAGATGATACAAAGTATACATTGAATGgagatatatttttgtaaaatcaatacaGTTATGATGTGATAGTACCTCcatcttcatttaaaatgattactCAATTTACTGTATACAAAAGTGTGCAAACATTAAAGGTGTATTGGATGTAAATcatttcacatattttagtacAGTACATGGTACAATGTATCTCTTGAGTCTTGAACTGTACTGTGTGACTGAGGGTTTTACTTTCAGAGCATGTTGCAGAGAATTTTCGATGTTGATCTGATAATTACAACTAAAAATATAGTTGGGGATCTAAACCAATAAAATAAAGACAGTGTCTCATTTTTAGTTGTTATTGATGTTATTATCTGTGAATGGAGACTGCTGTAATTGTTCAGTAATTCAAAATGCCCAGTCAGAAGATTCAAGTGAATTCAAGTTGTATTCTTCAGGCCACAATTTCTACTTAAACTATTACTTCGTTCTCTGTAACATATTATGATGTTCCATTTTTTGGCAGGTATTCCAGCCCTTTCCAATGCTGATGATATACCAGTGCACAGCACTCCAATAAAGGTgagttaaataaattaaacaaataaaactcattATATTGAGTTGATTTGCATTCCTATCCAATCAGGTACACTACGGTACAGTGATTTTGACTACAAGTAGTACTGGTAAAATACTTCGTGTGTTGTGATCATTTTGAATCTGTTTATAGGGAGGTAAAGTACCTCTTCCATCAACCAAAAATGTGATGCGAGCTCTCATGTCGAAGCATGCTAACAGAGATGACTATGAAGAAAGTCTGCAGGCAATACATGACCCAGACAGGATCAGGGGCCACCCAAACAGGGAACATCAACAGTACAGCGGGAAACCACAGTTGGTGGAGAGGAGGAATGATCAAGACCTCTCATTCATTGACAATCTCAGACCCAGCACACAAGAACATCCATCCACTAAAGCATTCCACCATGAAAGACAAGCTATGTCAGACCTCGCTAAGAACAAAGTCCAAAGTCAGCATGTAAGAGATTCAGAAAACAAAGGtgctaaaaacattttcaaatcaagTTTGAAATACACTGATGGATTATTTAGTGTACCAAATGTTGAAAATAGTGACAATATTGCATTTTCAAGCTCAAGACATAGAGACAGATCTGTTGATGATAATGACAAGCAAGGTTCTAAGTCTATAAGGTCTGAAGACAATACTCCATCATCAAGATTATCTAGTGGTCGACATGaagaaataaatgttcagacaaAAGCAAGGATTAGTACGGAGTTCTTGGAAAGTCCCAAGTCATCAAGCCCCAAAAGTCAAACACGGTTGCTCAATAAGACAAAAGAGACAGAAAGAGATGCTCAAGGGGGCAGAAAACACAAGGAAGTGATCTCTGGCACACCAGAGATGAAGAGACCAACTATACACAGTCCCAGAGCACAGCGCAACACCAACAAGTCACTCTCTAAACAAGTGAGTCTTCCTCTGTCATTTTTAtcttgtctgttgttgttttttttccaataaaactGGAGAGTCAATCATTATTCCACTATATATATACTATCAGACATTCACTTTTCTTAATTAGTTTATGATTTAGCATACATGTGTACTtgttttcactataaatgaaGTCACAAATGTACACATATAGAAAGACTTAAAATTATTCGGTGATTAAGAGATGGTGTCTCATGATCTACCAAAAATTACTAGTGTTTATCTTCAAACTTTCAAGAATGGAGGATGAAGAATTGCACTTTGATTATATCTAATTTTCATAAGTTTTTTATTGTAGTCATTTTATATGGTGTGTTCTCAGAGATGGGGACCTCATTTTCACATGTTCCCCTATTGAAGTATTTGAAGACATTATGAACCTGCCACTTGTTTCCAGAATACAAGCCTGTGTGAGCTTGAGAACATGACGTTACAGAAGCAGCGCGCAGAGATTCAGCTGTTGGTTGGGGAGTTAAGGGACCGGGACCGTGAACTCAGTGACATGATGGCCGCCCACCAGCAGCAGCTGACTGCCTGGGAGCAGGACCGAGCCCGCCTCACATCCCTGGACAAGAAGTGTGCACAGTATGAAGGTGGGTATGTCAACATAGTGGGAAACACTTAACACCTGATAGGGTAGTGTTGCAGGGTGGGTGTCAGATTTGTATTGGGTCACGGGTGTGTAAGAATGCTGGCTTATTTCAATATACTAAGACTGACTAATGACTTATCATGGGACAGTTATGTGAACTAGTCCTCTCTTGTATTTGCACCTGTTTTCTTAGTGCTTCAATTGTAGTTACTGTATTGTAAAAACACATTCAGATGATTCTTTAGGTTATGTTCTGgtatacataaattaaaagGAATTCATTTGCGTCACTGATTTGTTctctaaatataatatttttttgtattgtgtaaTGGATCTAAAATTGAGTCATTTATGGGATTTCACATACTTTAATAATGCACTGaagttatatttaaagattGTAACAGTATAAGcatgatttaattttaattttgcattCCAATCCAGTGAGATACGGTAACCACCTGGTTGTAGAACTAACATTTTCACGGAGAGTAGTTTTGTAGATATGAGCTCTGGTACAAACTGATAATCTTGCTCTATTCCTCTTTCTTTTACAACTCCACTTGGGGCATTTCACTGCTTACTTACTTTTTTGGGTTTGAGCGCTTGAACATATATATGATTGACTCACTATGGCAAAACCtacaaaatgacattattttttaaaggttCTGTATGTGTGCGCTGCTCAAATTGAAACGGCTTTGGTCAAAACTTAGTTTCTTTcagatatgttttgaaaatctattcatacatatatatatatatactcagtggggatgtttttgcattattatgttGCATACTAAAATCATGGACATAATGTTTTTTTGAGCCCACTTGTGCTGAGCGAGACATAGATGTAACAATGacagttacatgtatgtgtgtgcgtCTGTCCAGAGTCACCTTTGtacgggctgtatcttgaccatgcattataggattttcaaaaaacttgccatgaaggttcaccataaAGAGATGGCATGTCGCGCACTAGACCCATGTCtgtaccttaaaggtcaaggtaagaggtcaaaggttgaaatgtttCTTGTCTGGGCTTTATCTCGACCATGCAtgataggattttcaaaaaacttgccatgaaggttcaccatgatgttGTGGCGTGTCTTGCACAGGACCAAGGTGTACacctccaaggtcaaggtcacacttagaggttaaatttcaaaatgagtactgttgATAGGAGAGGTCTGGACTGAACCTTTATCAGGGCTGTATCTTTACCATGCATTGAAAGATTTTCAGAACAAATTGTTATGGTGGTTTACCATGCTGAGACACCTTTCCTGTAGTTTTCTTcggatttattttaattatgaataTGAAACATGGCTACTGTTTGTCAGTAAAATACTTTATTCCACTGTTGGCACAATAACTTGATTAATGGTTTGACCTAGAACCATGGAAGTCCAGTGTTAAAAAACCCTTGATCAGTACTTTGGGGGTCGGAGGTCAAGGTCTTGATCAACTTGTTATGAAGAATTCGGTGGCTTTAAACTTGAGAATGGTTTAATCCAGGGCTATGACACTTCAGTGGTAGGTTcccttgaccagtagatgaccactattgatATTGGGGCAGTAGGTCACAATCAACAGTGTTATATAAACTTTGTACTTGGCAAGTGGACAACACCTCTTGCATTACGTGTAAGATGATCAATGGTCAAGGCCATGGTTATAGATAAtgcttttcaaatatttccttgTCAAAGTTGTGCTCAGGGGGCTTAATGTTTAATATCACTAACtagtattaaaacaaatctacCATAATCTGTTCTAACAATTTCATGTAAAAAATCTTataaattttaagtttgaaCTCTACACTACATGTATTATATCAAGTTTACGTTCATATTGTGTTTATGATTTTTCCACACTCTATTTAAATTCTTGAAGTATAGTTTCTGTGCTAGTCTTTGTTTTGGGCAGATAAAGATCATCCATACTGAAACATGTATTCACAATGGAcattctttgtttaaaattaaaaatacttaattgtAACTCATCTGGTTGAATTCTTGCATGATTAGATTCAATTTATAAACATAGACTTTAGATAgatcaatttatataaaaatatttcttatagcaaacattaaatgaccagtaaattaaaaaaaataagtgtaacaacttgttttacTTCCTAAAAGTCTTATTCTCCCACTTTAAGAAACTATCGTTTCCTCAGCAATATGAGCTTCTTTTaatgtttcttcttttttcaacACTTTATTAGAAatctatgttttatattttattctatgaGTGAAAATCTTAGATAAATTAGATTATTAAGTCACCATACAGCATATAATCCTAAATCTTAGAAagcttttttgttattaaacacaatgttttatatgtagcttttttatatcaaacacaAGGTGTTAACAGTTTTTTGATTTTTGAACACAATGTCCTTTATGATAAAGACTGTCTTTTATGTTTAGAGGACTTGCGTAGTAAGACTGACCAGCTGCGCGACTACATATCGAGTATTCGGGCGCTGAAAACTCGGGAGGTGGATACATTAGAGCAGATGGAGTCGCTACGGGGAGATGTCTCTGCACTGGAGAACCAGAACTCTCTCTGCCGAGCTCACAACACAAAGCTTAAGGTGGGAGTTTAGTGTCTAGAGTAAGCATGACTAGTTATAGAAAGATATGCAATTCTgcaacaaacacatacacatattgTTTAGGGAATGGCAAATAAAGGTAAATTCTCTGGAAATATCATAATTAGGGAAATTTCTCTTACTCTTCACTATATGATTCCTTTTCACAGGAGCGGATGTCAAGCTTGGAAAAGTCTCTAAAAGATATGACAGTGGCCCACAACCAGCTGCAAACCAAGGAACAGGAACTATCCACCACGCTGAGAACAAAGGTACAAGTGTACCATGCTTACAggattgttatttttgttgttgttgtttttttgtctggGTTCTTAGAACATATAAAATGGGCTTACAATACACAAGAAactgaaaatttaaacaaatgaacttTGAATTATACTAACCTCCGAAGCCTGTGTTGAGCATAGATTCATGAAAAAAAGCTTGTTGAAGTATACATGAGTCTGAGAAGAAACCAAAATTTTCTTTGTGACTTCATTTAAAATTTGCCATAAAGGGCTAGTACCTATATCTTTGTTGACACTGTCTGATCTGCTTGTATGTGATCAGGAGAAGGACATCTCGTCAGCAACCAGTCAGATGAAAGAGTTGAGTGAGCGGCTACGTCAGCTAGACCTGCGCTGCAAGGAATGTCAAGACCGTGAGAAGGATGCCCTCCGCGAGACTCAGGACTGGAAACAAAGATACACCAACGCCAATGATGACATACGAACACTTAAAGGTACACATCATACTcatacaccagagtgatgatgctatgcatacAGCAAGTGCgtgatttatcattatcaaacctctgatgaatgatgAGGGGGAACATTTGTTGCCTGTATATTGCAATGTTTCACTATAAATACTGGGTACAGGAGAGCTGGAATGTAGATGATAGCAATGTTACACTATAAATACTGGTTACAGATGAGCAGGAATGTAGATAGCAATGTTTCACAGTAAATACTGGTTACAGGTGAGCTGGAATGTAGCTAGCAATGTTTCACAGTAAATACTGGTTACAGATGAGCTGGAATGTAGATAGCAATGTTTCACAGTAAATACTGGTTACAGGTGAGCTGGAATGTAGATAGCAATGTTACACTATAAATACTGGTTACAGGTGAGCTGGAATGTAGATGATAGCAATGTTTCACTATATAAACTGGTTACAGGTGAGCTGGAATGTAGATTGCAATGTCACACTATAAATACTAGTAACAGGTGAGCTGGAATGTAGATTGCAATGTTGCACTATAAATACTGGTTACAGGTCAGTTGGAATGTAGATAGCAATGTTACACAATATAAACTGGTTACAGGTGAGCTGGAGAAGAAGAGACAGGAAGTGGTACGTCTGGCTGAGGAGAACAGGTCTGCACGGCAACAGCTAGCCCTTGTACAGAAGGAAGCAGGTAAACACTAGACTCATAAGCCAGAACAGAGAATACAGCCTAGaactttatatttaacaaaacatttttgtccAGGTTAACTTTTTAGGTTagttattattaaatgtttgtaagTGCTTTCTATTATTTATGAACAAATTGGCATTCTTTTAAATAACATGACACTGTGCAACCTggatttgaatgtttttaaccataaaaccaataaaaagaaaaaaaacactaaaaaaataaaacaaattgcttAATTACTGAAACTTAATCGCATTTAGCGTCATGTCAATTGGATTCCAGAGATGAGTTGCTTTAGCTGAGGGCTATTATTGGGCACCACAGAAAAGCCATTCTAACTTCAGTTACTTGTAAAACCTGCTTTTGAAAAGGATATCTTGCCTTtcagtgaaaaataaaataggtTCACAAAAAGGGAAAGAGCTTGGTAGGTTCATCCCCTCCTCcagaaaatggttttaaaagttaactaaAGCCACACCACATATTGGGTtattaatcacattctgtgatagcTCTTCTTTTATTTGGAGATATTCTATGCAAACAGTGTTATAAAAATGAGCCCTCCATGTCACAATTCA
Proteins encoded in this region:
- the LOC128232669 gene encoding uncharacterized protein LOC128232669, with product MDDTFADESGIPALSNADDIPVHSTPIKGGKVPLPSTKNVMRALMSKHANRDDYEESLQAIHDPDRIRGHPNREHQQYSGKPQLVERRNDQDLSFIDNLRPSTQEHPSTKAFHHERQAMSDLAKNKVQSQHVRDSENKGAKNIFKSSLKYTDGLFSVPNVENSDNIAFSSSRHRDRSVDDNDKQGSKSIRSEDNTPSSRLSSGRHEEINVQTKARISTEFLESPKSSSPKSQTRLLNKTKETERDAQGGRKHKEVISGTPEMKRPTIHSPRAQRNTNKSLSKQNTSLCELENMTLQKQRAEIQLLVGELRDRDRELSDMMAAHQQQLTAWEQDRARLTSLDKKCAQYEEDLRSKTDQLRDYISSIRALKTREVDTLEQMESLRGDVSALENQNSLCRAHNTKLKERMSSLEKSLKDMTVAHNQLQTKEQELSTTLRTKEKDISSATSQMKELSERLRQLDLRCKECQDREKDALRETQDWKQRYTNANDDIRTLKGELEKKRQEVVRLAEENRSARQQLALVQKEAGMMERCKDELIESIKVKQERTDSQLKNYRQLYERQLNEVASLQLQLDTTKEARQQSNQLDTTKETCQHSNQQVNSSNSYQGKNSQMSEYSWERQPGNQHSSQAAYQHKYRESDTHSSGYQSQIIENQTGSNHSHGGTNNKYHGRNQSTGSDHLAESRQAGVPQKFYKQMDSNHTGYPSHIQGIQTQGSRPQSLVSDGEDSRRLSDMDSLRSSRRLSDLEDNICSGRLSFEKNFRCAIQKPAQISPQNSRPETVLNGSYEQSEGPSQQTRFHHQRGNSPRDKTSSNIQEERRKKSSDLSSEQNFQFSSVPNSRSTYCVSPVRSEGYVVIETEVRFHQNTGNATNSSKTKEGANSRLQDESNYCQSTMPNGAHYNVQENTKSEQSDSCVSTVDSKTIGPDKPNYGQDSTAQGSADTELERPYTFENKLTSFLEDLDDIDDSIWNDKPINIEISTISQGDSSPASKLRKLLVESQQMINNLERSAESPARNGEGRGSQQDS